The genomic region GCAGCATCGAAAGCCCTGTACAAACCGCTGTCCATCGCCACCGGCGTGGCCGGCGGACTGCTGGCGAGCAAGATCTTCACCGAGGTCTGGCAGCGGGTCAGCCCCGACGACCAGGAACCGCCCGAACCGCGCGACCTGACGCGCTCCACCCGGGAGGCGCTGATCGCCGCCGCGGTGCAGGGGCTGATCTTCGGTCTGGTGCGGGCCGCGGTCGACCGCGCGGGCGCCAAGAGCTACCGCGCGCTGACCCACGAGGACCCGCGTTAGACCTCGAACGGGGGAGCGCCGACCCCGGCGACGGTGTGGGTGCCCCACGGGGTGAGCTCGGTG from Mycolicibacterium phlei harbors:
- a CDS encoding DUF4235 domain-containing protein — protein: MSAASKALYKPLSIATGVAGGLLASKIFTEVWQRVSPDDQEPPEPRDLTRSTREALIAAAVQGLIFGLVRAAVDRAGAKSYRALTHEDPR